The following proteins are encoded in a genomic region of Aliiroseovarius sp. F47248L:
- a CDS encoding GNAT family N-acetyltransferase — protein MSDVILYQELPRGHEADAAALYWEAFGGKLGKLLGPDDRGRQFFTKTVNPAAVIAATDGAGQLLGIAAHKAGTQGFSTATTADLFRHYGLGSLWRLIPLAVLERYAPKGTLQMDGICVAETARGQGVGSALFDALFGYARQNGFTHITLDVIDTNPRAKALYERLGFIATDEVTTGPLRPLLGFNSATKMVLAL, from the coding sequence ATGTCAGACGTGATTTTGTATCAAGAACTACCGCGCGGACACGAAGCGGACGCTGCTGCGCTTTACTGGGAAGCCTTTGGCGGCAAACTTGGAAAATTACTTGGGCCAGACGATAGGGGACGTCAGTTCTTTACAAAGACGGTCAATCCGGCGGCCGTGATCGCCGCAACCGACGGGGCTGGTCAGCTTTTGGGTATCGCAGCACACAAAGCCGGGACCCAAGGGTTCTCAACCGCCACAACTGCCGATCTGTTTCGCCACTATGGTTTGGGGTCACTTTGGCGGCTTATCCCACTTGCAGTGCTGGAAAGGTATGCCCCGAAAGGGACCTTGCAGATGGATGGGATCTGCGTGGCGGAAACCGCACGTGGACAGGGTGTTGGATCGGCTCTGTTTGACGCCCTTTTTGGTTATGCGCGACAGAATGGATTCACACATATCACGCTTGACGTGATCGACACAAATCCCCGCGCCAAAGCGCTTTACGAGCGGCTTGGATTTATCGCAACGGACGAAGTAACAACCGGGCCATTGAGGCCGCTTCTGGGATTCAACAGCGCCACCAAAATGGTCCTGGCCCTTTAA
- the leuB gene encoding 3-isopropylmalate dehydrogenase, with protein sequence MTNPSLLILPGDGIGPEVMAEVRKIIGWIGDKRGVTFDVSEDLVGGAAYDKHGVPLADQTMAKAQEVDAVLLGAVGGPKYDELDFSVKPERGLLRLRKEMDLYSNLRPAQCFDALADFSSLKKDIVSGLDIMIVRELTSGVYFGEPRGIFEEGNERVGINTQRYTESEIERGARSAFELAMKRDKRLCSMEKANVMESGILWREVVTRVGKEYPEVALSHMYADNGAMQLVRAPKQFDVIYTDNLFGDILSDCAAMLTGSLGMLPSASLGAPMANGRPKALYEPVHGSAPDIAGEGKANPCACILSFAMALRYSFDMGEEATRLETAVEKVLADGIRTGDLLNDEGVTPVSTSAMGDAIITALDASL encoded by the coding sequence ATGACCAACCCCTCCCTCCTTATTCTGCCCGGCGATGGCATAGGCCCCGAAGTCATGGCCGAGGTCCGTAAGATCATCGGCTGGATCGGCGACAAGCGCGGTGTGACCTTCGACGTAAGCGAGGATCTTGTGGGCGGTGCAGCCTATGACAAGCATGGTGTCCCGTTGGCAGACCAGACCATGGCCAAGGCGCAAGAGGTCGATGCCGTCTTGCTGGGGGCTGTGGGTGGTCCGAAATACGACGAACTGGATTTTTCGGTGAAACCCGAACGTGGCCTTCTGCGACTGCGCAAAGAAATGGACCTGTATTCCAACCTGCGCCCGGCGCAGTGCTTTGATGCGCTGGCCGATTTTTCGTCGCTGAAGAAGGACATCGTGTCAGGTCTTGATATCATGATCGTGCGCGAACTGACTTCAGGTGTCTACTTCGGCGAACCGCGTGGCATCTTCGAAGAAGGCAACGAGCGTGTTGGCATCAACACCCAGCGCTACACCGAAAGCGAGATCGAGCGCGGTGCGCGTTCAGCGTTCGAACTGGCCATGAAGCGCGACAAGCGTCTGTGCTCAATGGAAAAAGCCAACGTGATGGAATCGGGTATCCTGTGGCGCGAGGTCGTGACCCGGGTGGGCAAAGAATACCCTGAAGTCGCGCTGTCGCATATGTACGCCGACAATGGTGCCATGCAGCTTGTGCGTGCGCCCAAGCAGTTTGACGTGATCTATACCGACAACCTGTTTGGCGACATCCTGTCCGATTGTGCTGCCATGCTGACCGGTTCGCTGGGCATGTTGCCCTCGGCCTCTCTGGGGGCGCCGATGGCCAATGGACGCCCCAAGGCCCTTTACGAGCCCGTTCACGGCTCGGCCCCCGACATCGCAGGCGAAGGCAAGGCCAACCCTTGCGCCTGTATCCTCAGCTTTGCCATGGCTCTGCGCTACAGCTTCGACATGGGTGAAGAAGCCACGCGCTTGGAAACCGCTGTCGAGAAGGTGCTGGCCGATGGCATTCGCACCGGCGACCTGCTGAACGATGAAGGCGTGACGCCAGTGTCGACGTCGGCAATGGGTGATGCGATCATTACAGCGTTGGACGCCAGCCTCTGA
- a CDS encoding endonuclease/exonuclease/phosphatase family protein yields MRIATYNAEMDRKGPGLLLREILSGKDQQIAAVLSVITAAKPDVLTLQGFDHDMEGHALRAFQTKLADQGHDMPHAFAAMPNSGLATGLDMDGSGRTQEPRDAQGYGRFTGQGGMVVLSRHPLGEARDFSAFLWNDLPGAIPPSQNGAPFPSSEAFVIQRLSSVAHWDVPVLLPDGSNLHLLTFHATTPVFDGDEDRNGRRNHDEITFWQLYLDGALPFPSPEGPVVISGIANLDPADGDGRRNAIARLLRDPRLQDPAPRRTGKIAADDTGQSGDPALDTVDWPEPTPGNLRVSYVLPARNLQVVGSAVFWPADDDPMLDTVNTASRHRLVWVDLRF; encoded by the coding sequence TTGCGCATCGCAACCTATAATGCCGAGATGGACAGGAAAGGCCCCGGCCTGCTGCTGCGCGAAATTCTGTCGGGCAAAGACCAACAGATCGCAGCCGTACTCTCCGTCATTACCGCTGCTAAACCCGATGTCCTAACACTTCAGGGTTTTGACCACGACATGGAAGGGCATGCACTACGTGCCTTCCAAACCAAATTGGCCGATCAGGGTCACGACATGCCGCACGCGTTCGCGGCCATGCCTAATTCGGGCTTGGCCACGGGATTGGATATGGATGGTAGTGGCCGCACCCAAGAGCCGCGCGACGCTCAGGGCTATGGCCGCTTCACCGGTCAGGGAGGGATGGTTGTTCTGTCCCGGCACCCCTTGGGCGAGGCGCGTGATTTTTCTGCCTTTCTGTGGAACGATCTGCCGGGTGCGATACCTCCGTCCCAAAATGGTGCCCCTTTCCCGTCCTCGGAAGCCTTCGTTATTCAGCGGCTAAGCAGCGTCGCCCATTGGGATGTGCCTGTGCTTCTGCCTGACGGGAGCAATCTGCACCTGTTGACCTTCCATGCAACCACGCCTGTGTTTGATGGAGACGAAGATCGAAACGGACGGCGCAACCACGATGAGATCACCTTCTGGCAACTTTATCTGGATGGCGCGCTTCCCTTTCCTTCCCCTGAAGGTCCGGTGGTTATCTCAGGCATCGCCAATCTTGACCCCGCTGACGGAGACGGTCGCCGCAACGCGATTGCACGATTGCTGCGCGACCCCCGGCTCCAAGACCCGGCACCGCGCCGCACAGGCAAGATCGCGGCGGATGACACAGGACAATCTGGTGACCCAGCGCTGGACACAGTCGACTGGCCGGAACCAACTCCGGGGAATTTGCGCGTCAGCTATGTCCTGCCCGCTCGCAACCTTCAGGTGGTAGGGTCGGCCGTGTTCTGGCCGGCAGACGATGACCCAATGCTGGATACGGTCAACACCGCCTCGCGCCACCGTCTGGTTTGGGTTGATCTGCGCTTCTGA